The Raphanus sativus cultivar WK10039 chromosome 2, ASM80110v3, whole genome shotgun sequence genome includes a region encoding these proteins:
- the LOC130498928 gene encoding myrosinase 4: protein MLLSMDILKAHFSLAILVILFAVSSSQNVCNPACKAKEPFNCDNPLKFNRTSFPKNFTFGAATSAYQIEGAAHRALNGWDYFTHRYPEKVPDRSSGDLACDSYDLYKEDVKLLKRMKVQAYRFSIAWSRVLPKGRLIGGIDENGIKYYNNLINELKANGIEPYVTIFHWDVPQTLEDEYGGFLSRRIVEDVKNYADLLFQRFGDRVKFWITLNQPYSLATKGYGDGSYPPGRCTGCEFGGNSGTEPYIVAHNQLLAHAQTVALYRKRYQKSQGGKIGTTLIGRWFTPLNENSIRDKAAAKRAFDFFVGWFLDPLVYGRYPKIMRQMVGHRLPIFTPQESKLVKGSLDFLGLNYYVTQYATNAPPSTQPSVITDSRVTIGFYRNGVPIGVQAPSFVYYPPGFRQILNYIKKNYGNPLTYITENGVADLDTGNLTLPVALADNGRIQNHCSHLSCLKCAIDDGCNVAGYFAWSLMDNYEFGNGYTLRFGMNWVNFTNPADRREKASGKWFSKFIIKQ from the exons ATGCTTTTATCCATGGATATTCTAAAAGCTCACTTCTCTTTGGCAATTCTTGTCATTCTCTTTGCTGTTTCAAGCAGCCAAAATGTCTGCAACCCTGCCTGTAAGGCTAAAGAACCCTTCAACTGCGACAATCCCCTTAAATTCAACCGAACTAGTTTTCCAAAGAACTTCACTTTTGGTGCGGCTACTTCCGCCTACCAG ATTGAAGGTGCTGCACATAGAGCACTTAACGGATGGGACTATTTCACTCATAGATATCCAG aAAAAGTTCCAGATCGCAGTTCCGGAGACCTTGCTTGTGATTCGTATGATCTTTACAAG GAGGATGTCAAATTACTGAAAAGAATGAAGGTTCAAGCCTACCGATTCTCAATAGCATGGTCAAGGGTCTTACCAA AGGGAAGATTGATTGGAGGAATTGACGAGAACGGGATAAAATACTACAATAACCTCATCAATGAGCTAAAAGCAAatg GCATAGAACCGTATGTAACAATATTCCACTGGGATGTTCCCCAAACTCTAGAAGATGAATATGGAGGTTTCTTGAGCCGGCGTATAGT TGAGGACGTCAAAAACTACGCCGACCTTCTATTCCAGAGATTCGGAGACCGAGTCAAATTTTGGATCACTTTAAACCAGCCTTACTCTCTCGCAACCAAAGGTTATGGAGACGGATCATATCCACCCGGACGGTGCACTGGCTGTGAATTTGGAGGAAATTCCGGAACCGAACCTTATATAGTTGCACATAACCAACTTCTAGCTCATGCACAAACTGTTGCATTATACCGAAAAAGATACCAG AAATCTCAAGGTGGTAAGATAGGAACAACCTTGATCGGGAGATGGTTCACCCCTTTAAACGAAAACAGCATCCGCGACAAGGCTGCTGCAAAGCGAGCATTTGATTTCTTTGTCGGATG GTTTTTGGATCCATTGGTATACGGAAGATACCCGAAGATAATGCGACAGATGGTTGGACACAGATTGCCAATATTCACACCTCAAGAATCAAAGCTAGTCAAAGGATCACTTGATTTTCTAGGGTTGAACTATTATGTTACACAGTATGCCACCAACGCACCTCCTTCCACCCAACCTAGTGTCATCACAGATTCAAGAGTTACTATTGGat TCTATCGCAACGGAGTACCTATTGGTGTTCAG GCGCCTAGCTTCGTCTACTATCCTCCAGGGTTCCGACAGATTCtaaattatatcaaaaaaaattatggaaatCCACTTACCTATATCACTGAAAACG GAGTTGCTGATCTTGATACCGGAAACCTAACACTGCCAGTTGCTCTTGCCGATAATGGACGAATTCAAAATCATTGCAGCCATCTTTCATGTCTCAAATGCGCTATCGA TGATGGATGCAACGTAGCAGGGTATTTTGCATGGTCACTGATGGACAACTACGAGTTCGGAAATGGTTACACTCTCCGGTTTGGTATGAATTGGGTCAATTTCACCAATCCTGCTGATCGAAGAGAAAAAGCTTCTGGCAAATGGTTTTCTAAGTTCATAATCAAACAATAA
- the LOC130508489 gene encoding myrosinase 4-like — MLLLDRIFFGFGDCIEPYVTIFHWDVPQTLEDEYGGFLSRRIVEDVKNYADLLFQRFGDRVKFWITLNQPYSLATKGYGDGSYPPGRCTGCEFGGNSGTEPYIVAHNQLLAHAQTVALYRKRYQKSQGGKIGTTLIGRWFTPLNENSIRDKAAAKRAFDFFVGWFLDPLVYGRYPKIMRQMVGHRLPIFTPQELKLVKGSLDFLGLNYYVTQYATNAPPSTQPSVITDSRVTIGFYRNGVPIGVQAPSFVYYPPGFRQILNYIKNNYGNPLTYITENGVAHLDTGNLTLPVALADNGRIQNHCSHLSCLKCAIE; from the exons ATGTTACTTTTAGATCGGATTTTCTTTGGATTCGGAGATT GCATAGAACCGTATGTAACAATATTCCACTGGGATGTTCCCCAAACTCTAGAAGATGAATATGGAGGTTTCTTGAGCCGGCGTATAGT TGAGGACGTCAAAAACTACGCCGACCTTCTATTCCAGAGATTCGGAGACCGAGTCAAATTTTGGATCACTTTAAACCAGCCTTACTCTCTCGCAACCAAAGGTTATGGAGACGGATCATATCCACCCGGACGGTGCACTGGCTGTGAATTTGGAGGAAATTCCGGAACCGAACCTTATATAGTTGCACATAACCAACTTCTAGCTCATGCACAAACTGTTGCATTATACCGAAAAAGATACCAG AAATCTCAAGGTGGTAAGATAGGAACAACCTTGATCGGGAGATGGTTCACCCCTTTAAACGAAAACAGCATCCGCGACAAGGCTGCTGCAAAGCGAGCATTTGATTTCTTTGTCGGATG GTTTTTGGATCCATTGGTATACGGAAGATACCCGAAGATAATGCGACAGATGGTTGGACACAGATTGCCAATATTCACACCTCAAGAATTAAAGCTAGTCAAAGGATCACTTGATTTTCTAGGGTTAAACTATTATGTTACACAGTATGCCACCAACGCACCTCCTTCCACCCAACCTAGTGTCATCACAGATTCAAGAGTTACTATTGGat TCTATCGCAACGGAGTACCTATTGGTGTTCAG GCGCCTAGCTTCGTCTACTATCCTCCAGGGTTCCGACAGATTctaaattatatcaaaaacaaTTATGGAAATCCACTTACCTATATCACTGAAAACG GAGTTGCTCATCTTGATACCGGAAACCTAACACTGCCAGTTGCTCTTGCCGATAATGGACGAATTCAAAATCATTGCAGCCATCTTTCATGTCTCAAATGCGCTATCGAGTGA